In the genome of Leptospira inadai serovar Lyme str. 10, one region contains:
- a CDS encoding DUF2779 domain-containing protein translates to MRTAARRFSFLFPDAIRRKLLFQVLAPYREEGLPRLGRSAYQAGLHCELKLWIQVKDPTAKSAEAQNQYISPKQKSILREIANRFYPEAIHARYNDRTTRAMLARNEAVRGAALQTDFFDFRADFLLPKLNGWEIVVVKASSSMKKSYSQELSFLRMVMEEAGFRVIQTTVLFLNSKYLYLEGEVDQNALFIRKDVSKETLAALPSTRDRAFRMLEVLEETSLPSRANIKSCEHPRSCQYPDNCLSDSPPGDLFSLREGKEETLRLWHAGIRNLSEIAEYDEFTLRQKIQINAVKSGREYLNKENLLQFMDKLRFPLYFLDFETINPPVPIYHKSNPFQHIPFLFSLHILRSNLKEEPEEFSYIDDNRIDPRLGILQSLSAKIGGGGTILAFNDTFEKRCLKESVLVFPEFRNWFESIESDFLDLALPFWDFDYYHPDQDGTTSLKSVLPVLTGENYKNLTINAGYLANSEFLRIKTETISEEERKRVQSDLKKYCRMDTYALILILRKLSEKLDWAPKL, encoded by the coding sequence GTGAGAACCGCAGCAAGGCGGTTCTCCTTTCTTTTTCCCGATGCGATTCGCAGAAAATTACTTTTTCAAGTTCTAGCTCCGTATAGAGAAGAAGGTCTTCCTCGTTTAGGAAGATCGGCATACCAAGCCGGACTTCATTGCGAACTGAAACTTTGGATACAGGTCAAAGATCCGACCGCAAAATCGGCCGAGGCGCAGAATCAATACATTTCACCTAAGCAAAAATCGATTCTCCGGGAAATAGCGAATCGATTTTATCCCGAGGCGATTCACGCCAGATATAACGACCGTACGACGAGAGCGATGCTCGCTAGAAACGAGGCCGTTCGAGGCGCCGCTCTCCAAACCGATTTTTTCGATTTCAGGGCGGACTTTCTCCTCCCGAAACTAAACGGATGGGAGATCGTCGTGGTCAAGGCTTCCTCTTCGATGAAGAAGTCTTATTCTCAAGAATTGTCCTTCTTAAGAATGGTAATGGAAGAGGCAGGCTTTCGCGTAATTCAGACTACAGTATTATTTTTGAATTCTAAGTATTTATATTTAGAAGGTGAGGTCGATCAAAACGCTCTCTTTATTCGCAAAGACGTCAGCAAGGAAACTCTTGCAGCCCTTCCTAGCACTAGGGACCGAGCTTTTAGAATGCTGGAGGTTTTGGAAGAGACTTCGCTTCCGTCCAGGGCAAACATAAAATCCTGCGAGCACCCTCGAAGCTGCCAGTATCCGGACAATTGCCTATCGGACTCCCCGCCGGGAGATTTATTTTCGTTAAGGGAAGGTAAAGAAGAAACGCTTCGCCTGTGGCATGCAGGAATTCGAAATCTTTCCGAGATCGCCGAGTACGACGAATTTACCCTCAGACAAAAAATCCAAATCAATGCGGTAAAAAGCGGAAGAGAATATCTTAATAAGGAGAACCTGCTGCAGTTTATGGATAAGTTGCGATTTCCTCTGTATTTCTTGGATTTCGAAACTATTAACCCTCCTGTACCGATTTATCATAAATCGAATCCGTTTCAGCATATTCCGTTTCTATTTTCTCTTCATATCCTTCGCAGCAATTTAAAGGAAGAGCCCGAGGAATTTTCATACATTGACGACAATCGTATCGATCCAAGATTGGGGATTTTACAATCTCTCTCGGCTAAGATCGGCGGCGGAGGCACGATCTTAGCGTTCAACGATACATTCGAAAAACGTTGTCTCAAAGAATCGGTGCTCGTTTTTCCCGAATTCCGAAATTGGTTTGAATCCATTGAATCCGACTTTCTGGACTTAGCGCTTCCATTCTGGGATTTTGATTATTATCATCCCGACCAGGACGGAACCACTTCCCTTAAATCCGTTCTTCCGGTCTTAACCGGCGAGAATTATAAAAATTTGACCATCAATGCCGGCTATCTGGCGAATTCGGAATTCTTACGGATAAAAACGGAAACGATAAGCGAAGAAGAGAGAAAAAGAGTACAGTCCGACCTGAAGAAATATTGCCGCATGGACACGTATGCGCTTATACTCATTCTTCGAAAGCTTTCCGAAAAATTGGATTGGGCTCCAAAACTCTAA
- a CDS encoding argininosuccinate synthase, whose amino-acid sequence MAAQKNIKKIVLAYSGGLDTSVILTWLKETYGCEVIAFTADVGQKEELTGLEEKGIKTGASKVYIEDLRLEFARDFIFPAIQGNAIYEMRYLLGTSLARPLIAKAMAEVGKKEGADAFAHGATGKGNDQVRFELAFKSLAPKKEIIAPWRTWSFGGRADLIEYAKSKGIPVPVTASKPYSMDRNLMHISYEGGILEDPYKEPNEDMFLLTVSPEKAPDSPEYVELDFQEGNCVAVNGKKLNPLEVMEILNTLGGKHGIGRVDIVENRLVGIKSRGVYETPGGTILFHAHRDLESITIDRDTQHHKDKLSIELAELIYNGHWFSSRMAAVRAFISETQRFVTGTVKLKLYKGNATVVGRKSQISLYNPEMATFEKEELYNQKDAEGFINLYGLPAKEAARLRKK is encoded by the coding sequence ATGGCGGCTCAAAAGAATATTAAAAAGATCGTACTCGCATACTCGGGTGGATTGGACACTTCCGTTATCCTGACCTGGTTAAAGGAAACCTACGGCTGCGAAGTCATAGCCTTTACGGCGGACGTCGGGCAGAAGGAAGAACTGACCGGTTTGGAAGAAAAAGGAATTAAGACCGGGGCATCGAAAGTATATATAGAAGATCTTCGGTTGGAGTTCGCCCGGGATTTCATTTTTCCCGCCATCCAAGGGAATGCAATTTATGAAATGCGTTACTTGTTAGGAACGTCTTTAGCACGTCCGCTCATCGCAAAAGCGATGGCCGAAGTCGGCAAAAAAGAAGGAGCGGATGCCTTCGCACACGGGGCAACGGGGAAAGGGAACGACCAGGTCCGCTTTGAATTGGCATTTAAATCCCTGGCTCCGAAAAAGGAAATTATAGCGCCTTGGAGAACCTGGAGCTTTGGAGGACGTGCCGATCTTATCGAATATGCAAAATCGAAAGGGATTCCTGTTCCGGTGACGGCTTCAAAACCCTATTCTATGGATCGTAACCTAATGCATATTTCCTACGAGGGCGGAATCTTAGAGGATCCGTACAAAGAACCGAACGAAGATATGTTTTTACTCACGGTATCACCCGAGAAGGCTCCGGATTCCCCCGAATACGTGGAATTGGATTTTCAAGAAGGTAATTGTGTCGCAGTAAACGGCAAAAAATTGAATCCGCTAGAAGTTATGGAGATCCTCAACACGTTGGGCGGGAAGCACGGGATCGGCCGCGTCGATATCGTGGAAAACAGACTCGTGGGAATTAAATCTAGAGGAGTTTATGAAACTCCCGGCGGAACGATCCTATTTCACGCACATAGAGATCTCGAATCCATCACGATCGACCGGGATACCCAGCATCATAAAGATAAACTTTCCATAGAATTGGCGGAACTCATATACAACGGACATTGGTTCTCATCCCGGATGGCCGCCGTTCGAGCATTCATCTCGGAGACGCAAAGGTTCGTCACAGGAACCGTAAAATTAAAACTTTATAAAGGAAACGCGACAGTCGTGGGGAGAAAATCCCAAATCTCTTTGTACAATCCTGAAATGGCGACCTTCGAAAAAGAAGAGCTCTATAATCAAAAAGACGCCGAAGGGTTTATAAATTTGTACGGACTTCCCGCTAAGGAAGCGGCGAGATTAAGAAAAAAATGA
- the coaD gene encoding pantetheine-phosphate adenylyltransferase yields the protein MTRIAIYPGSFDPLTNGHVDILQRSMGLFDKVIIGVAVNSSKSFLFSIEERLGFIRQVTEGWANLEIDTFEGLTVDYCRKRGAKSIIRGLRAVTDFDYEYAISLMNKKLAPEIETIFLMSSNEYSFVSSTIVKEVARHGRDVSAQVPDIVSKALLKKLSK from the coding sequence ATGACGAGGATCGCGATATACCCCGGCTCTTTTGACCCGCTTACAAACGGTCACGTGGATATCCTTCAGAGATCCATGGGACTGTTCGATAAAGTCATCATCGGGGTTGCCGTAAACTCGAGCAAAAGCTTCCTTTTTTCGATCGAAGAGCGATTAGGTTTTATTCGGCAGGTTACGGAAGGTTGGGCCAATTTGGAAATCGATACTTTCGAAGGATTAACCGTGGATTATTGCAGAAAGCGGGGCGCAAAGAGTATCATCAGGGGCCTCCGTGCCGTAACCGATTTCGATTATGAATATGCAATTTCCCTAATGAACAAGAAGCTGGCGCCTGAAATCGAAACGATCTTTCTCATGTCTTCCAACGAGTATTCGTTCGTATCTTCGACGATCGTCAAGGAAGTAGCAAGACACGGTCGCGATGTCTCCGCCCAAGTACCGGACATCGTAAGCAAAGCATTACTTAAAAAACTATCGAAATAA
- a CDS encoding nucleoside-diphosphate kinase, with protein sequence MARTFIMIKPDGVKNKHVGDILQRIEKEGFKILGLKYLKLSLEDAKQFYKVHSARPFYNDLCNYMSSGPIVAAALERENAVQHWRDVIGATDPKEAAAGTIRALFAESKEANAVHGSDSDDNAALEISFFFKGNELF encoded by the coding sequence ATGGCTAGAACGTTTATTATGATTAAACCCGACGGCGTAAAAAATAAACACGTCGGAGACATCCTTCAACGGATCGAAAAAGAAGGATTCAAGATTCTCGGACTGAAATACCTCAAACTTTCTCTGGAAGACGCTAAACAATTTTATAAAGTTCACTCCGCTCGTCCTTTCTACAATGATTTATGCAATTATATGTCTTCGGGACCGATCGTTGCAGCCGCTCTAGAAAGAGAAAATGCCGTACAGCATTGGAGAGACGTTATCGGAGCTACCGATCCTAAGGAAGCTGCCGCCGGAACGATCCGAGCCCTATTTGCGGAAAGCAAAGAAGCGAATGCCGTGCACGGCTCGGACTCCGACGATAACGCGGCTCTTGAAATCAGCTTTTTCTTTAAAGGTAACGAATTATTCTAA
- the moaCB gene encoding bifunctional molybdenum cofactor biosynthesis protein MoaC/MoaB: MNDITGKRITLRTAQAEGFVFCKPETVARIRQNDLPKGDLFGVAKAAALLASKKTSELIPHCHPVPIDFFSVEFEVLQEKNAIRILTSAKSIGKTGIEMEALTGVSVAALVIYDLLKPIDKELEISAIRLLEKKGGKSDSHIAKFAAGSRAAVLICSDSTFSGKREDGSGPAIEELLREQGVEIAEKKIVPDEPEEIRKTVLSWADQKLDLIVTSGGTGLGPRDNTADTIKSILDQEIPGIAETMRAFGQDRTPFAMLSRSIAGRIGKTLVICVPGSTNGAKESLQAVLPAIFHAKKMMRGEGH, translated from the coding sequence ATGAATGATATCACGGGAAAACGAATTACCTTACGAACCGCGCAGGCGGAAGGGTTCGTCTTTTGTAAGCCGGAGACCGTCGCGAGAATCAGGCAAAACGATCTTCCTAAAGGCGATCTTTTCGGAGTCGCAAAAGCAGCGGCTCTATTAGCTTCAAAAAAAACATCGGAACTCATTCCTCATTGCCATCCGGTTCCGATAGATTTCTTTTCGGTGGAATTCGAAGTTCTTCAAGAAAAGAATGCGATTCGAATTCTTACCTCCGCAAAATCGATAGGAAAAACCGGAATCGAGATGGAAGCTCTGACAGGTGTTTCTGTCGCCGCCCTTGTCATTTACGATCTTCTTAAACCGATAGATAAGGAATTGGAAATTTCCGCCATTCGCCTTTTAGAAAAGAAAGGAGGCAAAAGCGATTCCCATATCGCAAAATTCGCCGCAGGCTCAAGAGCTGCGGTTTTGATATGTTCCGATTCCACGTTTTCGGGAAAAAGGGAAGACGGTTCAGGTCCTGCAATCGAAGAATTGTTAAGAGAACAAGGCGTGGAAATAGCGGAGAAAAAAATCGTTCCGGATGAGCCCGAGGAAATTCGCAAAACCGTTTTAAGTTGGGCCGATCAAAAACTGGATTTAATCGTAACCTCCGGAGGAACCGGCCTCGGACCTCGAGACAACACGGCGGATACGATCAAAAGTATCCTAGATCAGGAAATTCCGGGGATAGCGGAAACCATGAGAGCCTTCGGGCAGGATCGAACTCCGTTTGCAATGTTATCCCGTTCGATAGCGGGAAGAATCGGAAAAACGTTGGTCATTTGCGTACCCGGAAGTACGAACGGGGCCAAGGAAAGTCTGCAAGCCGTTCTTCCGGCAATCTTTCATGCAAAAAAAATGATGCGAGGAGAAGGACATTGA
- a CDS encoding molybdopterin molybdotransferase MoeA, whose amino-acid sequence MISVEEAVSRILNQTESASSMTVSLKDAIGLVLAQSVNADRDYPPFNRATMDGFAIREEGFSPDRIYKFTQEVSAGMSIDLHPEEEAVRIMTGAPVPDGLNVVIKVEDSREQNTVGEIRFEAKSIRKYLNIALQGEDLKKGDLVFSGGETLSAAAISLLASLGMRNIKVSAPPKVSIISTGNEVVSIEQDPLPWQIRDSNSYSLLSFLSKFGIEPEFVTLVPDDESKIREALAKGLESDILLLSGGVSMGNLDLIPPVLKSLSVEQVFHKVLIKPGKPIWFGKRKRTAVFGLPGNPFSVQVCARIFVEPYIRKFLGMNSEQPLQLPFLGSRKKKNQLAEYFPVILQTNDRTGVSPKLFNGSGDIRAGLFSDGIALHASSSDSLEVGDFVEFRAWQ is encoded by the coding sequence TTGATCTCGGTAGAGGAAGCGGTTTCCCGAATCTTAAATCAAACCGAATCGGCGTCCTCCATGACAGTCTCGCTAAAGGATGCAATCGGACTAGTACTCGCCCAATCCGTGAATGCGGATCGAGATTATCCTCCGTTCAACAGAGCCACGATGGACGGATTTGCCATTCGCGAAGAAGGCTTTTCTCCGGATCGCATCTACAAATTTACGCAAGAAGTCTCCGCAGGCATGTCGATCGATCTACATCCGGAAGAGGAGGCCGTCCGGATCATGACCGGAGCTCCAGTTCCCGACGGGTTAAACGTCGTCATAAAAGTGGAAGATAGTAGGGAACAAAATACGGTGGGCGAAATTCGGTTCGAAGCCAAGTCTATTAGAAAATACTTAAATATAGCGCTACAAGGCGAGGATCTTAAGAAAGGGGATCTTGTTTTTTCAGGCGGGGAGACTCTTTCAGCAGCGGCGATTTCTTTGCTAGCCTCTCTCGGAATGCGGAACATTAAAGTTTCCGCACCCCCGAAAGTTAGCATTATTTCGACCGGTAACGAAGTCGTTTCGATCGAGCAAGACCCTTTACCCTGGCAAATTCGGGATTCCAATTCCTATTCGCTACTTTCATTTCTATCCAAATTCGGAATCGAACCCGAATTCGTTACCTTAGTACCTGACGACGAATCTAAAATACGCGAGGCCCTCGCAAAAGGATTAGAATCGGATATTCTTTTACTCTCGGGGGGAGTTTCGATGGGGAACCTAGATTTAATTCCCCCTGTTCTCAAAAGTTTATCGGTCGAACAAGTATTTCATAAGGTTTTGATAAAACCGGGTAAACCGATTTGGTTCGGAAAACGAAAGAGGACCGCTGTCTTCGGATTACCCGGGAATCCTTTCAGCGTCCAAGTGTGTGCTCGTATTTTCGTAGAACCGTATATTCGAAAATTTCTAGGTATGAATTCCGAACAACCTTTGCAGCTTCCATTCCTAGGATCCAGAAAAAAGAAGAACCAACTCGCCGAATATTTTCCCGTAATTCTGCAAACTAACGACAGAACAGGCGTCTCGCCCAAACTATTTAACGGCAGCGGGGATATTCGGGCCGGATTATTTTCGGATGGAATCGCTTTACATGCCTCGAGCAGTGATTCGCTTGAAGTCGGTGATTTCGTCGAATTTAGAGCCTGGCAATAA
- a CDS encoding NADP-dependent isocitrate dehydrogenase, with product MTAKKRIAVAKGDGIGPEIMDATLRILEAAGAKIEPVFIEIGEQVYKKGHSAGIEPSAWDILRETKVFLKAPITTPQGGGYKSLNVTVRTTLGLFANVRPCVSLYPYVDTKHPLLDVVIVRENEEDLYTGIEHKQTTDTVQCLKLISRPGSEKIIRYAFEYAKAYGRKKVTAMVKDNIMKQSDGLFHDVFKEIAKDYPDIESNSEIIDIGAAHLAERPQTYDVVVTLNLYGDIISDIVAQVAGSVGMAGSANIGEIVSMFEAIHGSAPDIAGKNMANPSGLLNAAVMMLVHLGQPDIAAKIQNAWLLTIEEGIHTGDIFKAGVSRIKVGTKEFSEAVIGNLGHLPERFKPISFGKAKAIHIPDYKRIPIMKELVGVDIFLDWSSGSPDELGKKLSNLSSDLKLRMITNRGVKVYPNGAPETFLTDHWRCRFIHPDTPDSEMGDGFIKIQPEQIGKLLLKISEAGLDSIQTENLYKFGGKRAFSLGQGE from the coding sequence ATGACCGCTAAAAAAAGAATTGCCGTAGCGAAAGGAGACGGAATCGGACCGGAGATAATGGATGCGACTCTTCGGATCTTGGAAGCAGCAGGAGCAAAGATTGAGCCGGTCTTTATAGAAATCGGGGAACAAGTCTACAAGAAGGGACATAGCGCCGGAATCGAACCTTCCGCTTGGGACATACTCCGCGAAACGAAAGTTTTTCTAAAGGCCCCGATCACGACTCCTCAAGGCGGAGGTTATAAAAGCTTAAACGTGACTGTCCGTACTACCCTCGGTCTTTTTGCAAACGTTCGCCCTTGCGTTTCTTTATATCCGTACGTGGACACGAAGCATCCTCTACTCGACGTCGTGATAGTTCGGGAAAACGAAGAGGACCTTTATACCGGAATCGAACATAAACAAACTACCGACACGGTACAATGTCTTAAATTGATCTCGCGTCCGGGATCCGAGAAAATCATCCGTTATGCGTTCGAATATGCGAAGGCATACGGAAGAAAGAAAGTCACCGCTATGGTCAAAGACAATATCATGAAGCAATCCGACGGACTCTTTCATGACGTGTTTAAAGAGATCGCGAAAGATTATCCCGATATAGAATCGAATAGTGAAATCATCGATATCGGCGCCGCTCACTTAGCGGAACGCCCCCAAACGTATGACGTTGTCGTAACGTTAAATTTATACGGCGATATTATTTCGGATATCGTTGCACAGGTGGCCGGCTCCGTCGGGATGGCGGGTTCGGCGAATATAGGAGAGATTGTTTCCATGTTTGAAGCAATTCACGGTTCCGCTCCGGATATCGCCGGAAAAAATATGGCCAACCCGTCCGGCCTCTTAAACGCGGCAGTCATGATGCTTGTTCATTTAGGCCAGCCCGATATCGCCGCAAAAATTCAAAACGCTTGGCTTCTCACGATCGAAGAGGGAATTCACACCGGAGATATTTTCAAGGCGGGAGTCAGCCGGATTAAAGTGGGCACTAAGGAATTTTCGGAAGCAGTGATCGGAAACCTAGGTCATCTGCCGGAAAGATTTAAACCGATTTCATTCGGGAAAGCGAAGGCCATTCATATTCCCGATTACAAAAGAATCCCGATAATGAAGGAATTGGTCGGCGTGGACATCTTCTTGGATTGGTCATCCGGATCACCCGACGAATTGGGTAAGAAACTTTCGAACTTATCCTCGGACTTAAAACTTCGGATGATTACTAATCGAGGAGTTAAAGTATATCCGAATGGTGCACCCGAGACATTTCTAACCGACCATTGGAGATGTAGATTTATACATCCCGATACGCCAGATTCTGAGATGGGAGACGGCTTTATAAAAATCCAGCCCGAACAAATAGGAAAACTTCTCTTAAAAATCTCGGAAGCGGGATTAGATAGCATCCAAACCGAAAACCTGTATAAATTCGGAGGAAAACGTGCCTTTTCTCTCGGACAAGGCGAGTAA
- a CDS encoding DUF2157 domain-containing protein: MKNFEKSEAYEVIRLLNLDEKDGRKFLSLISPEPSLAEWIRFARIGFLALGSVLFASGVIFFFAYNWAGMDRFAKLGLIAGSLSVVSIASFFIKKEYYSYQALLFTAVILTGVLLAVYGQIYQTGANSVDLFISWTILSLGFVAVGNSAFLWLFWIVLLNSTIQLYGKQILFRDENPYLYSLALLINLGFIAAYELTRNRSEQKETAAWFPNAVGVIAFYFVIWGSIFSIFRDQKGIGDFIMIGMSILFAVGIYFVYRRMIRRLGMLAIALLSGITLIFSIMIRQFDWDNFILLFFFGGVVLTAVTAWSAKHLINVRNEWRQDERKG, translated from the coding sequence ATGAAAAATTTTGAGAAAAGCGAAGCATATGAAGTGATCCGGCTTTTAAATCTAGATGAAAAAGACGGAAGAAAATTTTTATCCCTGATCTCACCCGAGCCTAGTTTAGCGGAGTGGATTAGATTTGCTCGCATCGGATTTCTTGCCTTAGGTTCGGTTCTATTTGCTTCGGGAGTCATTTTCTTCTTTGCCTATAACTGGGCGGGGATGGATAGGTTTGCGAAATTAGGACTGATCGCCGGTTCATTATCCGTCGTTTCGATCGCGTCGTTCTTTATAAAAAAAGAATATTATTCGTATCAAGCCCTCTTGTTCACAGCCGTAATTCTTACGGGAGTTCTACTCGCAGTGTACGGACAGATTTATCAAACCGGAGCCAATTCCGTGGATTTGTTCATTAGCTGGACCATCCTTAGCCTAGGATTCGTAGCTGTCGGAAATTCAGCGTTTCTCTGGCTTTTTTGGATCGTACTGCTGAATTCCACGATTCAACTTTATGGAAAACAAATATTGTTCAGGGATGAAAATCCCTATCTGTACTCGTTGGCATTATTGATAAATCTAGGATTCATTGCCGCCTACGAATTAACAAGAAACCGGAGCGAGCAGAAAGAAACCGCTGCTTGGTTTCCGAACGCAGTCGGAGTGATCGCCTTTTATTTCGTGATATGGGGTTCTATATTCAGTATATTCAGAGATCAAAAAGGAATCGGCGATTTTATTATGATAGGTATGTCGATTCTTTTTGCGGTCGGTATCTATTTCGTTTATAGACGTATGATTCGGCGCTTAGGGATGCTCGCGATAGCTTTACTTTCGGGAATCACTCTCATATTTTCAATCATGATTAGACAGTTCGATTGGGATAATTTTATATTACTGTTTTTCTTCGGAGGAGTCGTACTGACCGCTGTAACCGCATGGAGCGCAAAACATCTTATAAACGTTAGGAACGAATGGAGACAGGACGAAAGAAAGGGATGA
- a CDS encoding DUF4401 domain-containing protein: MNLKEIAIQLALNQQQEETLNSFFTRSKGDNAPWYVHLVVIIGSWFAALLILLFLFLAEILKTTDSLKYLGGIVLLGSMAIPLLDKDKKISEPLLVSLGFLGQILFFLGIASSHLETNTISLSVLIVETILYFLSGTWIQRFISVILFFSASGTLLYHNEIIAAIHFLLALAGVSLILLFRFETRLVTYSPLIPRFFLPTAYALAFCISGISSLSVSRGELLHADWRISGVIGVVILAAYLQDCFRIFAKEHLTATSLTIAGICVALLSTLQAPGISFSVLLILIGFRQKLTFILVLGLLSIAGYLTDFYYSLKMTLLAKSYVLLGSGALFISAYLLLSKLFPEKEIKQ, translated from the coding sequence ATGAATTTAAAAGAAATTGCGATTCAACTCGCCTTAAATCAACAACAAGAAGAAACGTTAAACTCTTTCTTTACCCGCTCTAAAGGGGATAATGCCCCCTGGTACGTTCATTTGGTCGTCATCATCGGATCCTGGTTTGCCGCTTTATTAATATTACTCTTCTTATTTTTAGCCGAGATACTTAAGACCACGGACAGCCTTAAATATCTGGGAGGAATCGTCTTACTCGGTTCTATGGCAATACCTTTATTGGATAAAGATAAAAAAATATCCGAACCGTTATTAGTATCTTTGGGATTTCTAGGTCAAATTTTGTTCTTTCTCGGAATCGCATCCTCTCATCTGGAAACGAACACGATCAGTCTCTCCGTCCTAATCGTAGAGACGATTTTGTATTTCCTATCCGGAACTTGGATTCAAAGATTTATCTCGGTCATCTTGTTCTTTTCGGCTTCTGGAACTTTACTTTATCATAATGAGATAATCGCTGCTATTCATTTTTTATTAGCGTTGGCCGGGGTATCGCTGATTTTACTTTTCCGTTTCGAAACTAGGCTCGTAACCTATAGTCCGTTGATTCCGAGGTTTTTTTTACCGACTGCATATGCTCTTGCATTTTGTATTTCGGGCATTTCTTCCTTATCCGTAAGCAGGGGGGAATTACTTCATGCAGATTGGAGAATTTCAGGGGTAATCGGAGTCGTTATTCTTGCCGCCTATCTACAAGATTGCTTTCGTATTTTTGCGAAAGAACATCTAACGGCAACTAGCCTAACTATCGCCGGAATTTGCGTCGCTTTACTTTCAACTCTCCAAGCTCCGGGAATTTCCTTTTCCGTTTTGCTTATTTTGATAGGCTTTAGACAAAAACTAACGTTTATTCTTGTATTAGGGTTGCTATCGATCGCAGGATACTTAACCGATTTCTACTATTCCTTAAAAATGACCCTTTTAGCGAAATCTTACGTACTTTTAGGATCCGGTGCCCTCTTCATATCGGCGTATCTGCTGCTCTCGAAATTGTTCCCGGAGAAGGAGATTAAGCAATGA
- a CDS encoding GDYXXLXY domain-containing protein: MKDTLRKPIIFLNLAVILLIVGIETFKKEKVRETGELVLFPLVPVDPRSLLQGDYMQLAYDITRSNFTEDLSSSGYIVFSLDENKVAKFVRFQNEPEPTAEQERKIKYHRHDSGISFGAEEFFFQEGAGKKFANAKFGALRIDPKGNGILVGVFDKDHNEIR; the protein is encoded by the coding sequence ATGAAAGATACATTACGGAAACCGATTATTTTTTTAAACTTAGCTGTCATTCTTCTTATCGTGGGAATCGAAACTTTTAAGAAAGAAAAGGTACGGGAAACCGGCGAATTAGTGCTCTTCCCTCTAGTACCGGTCGACCCTCGCTCGTTACTGCAAGGTGATTATATGCAACTGGCCTACGATATCACTCGTTCGAATTTTACGGAAGATTTATCTAGCTCCGGTTATATCGTCTTTTCTTTGGACGAGAATAAGGTCGCGAAGTTTGTCCGATTTCAAAACGAACCGGAACCGACGGCCGAACAGGAACGAAAAATCAAATACCATAGACACGATTCCGGAATTAGCTTCGGGGCAGAGGAGTTTTTTTTCCAGGAAGGGGCCGGCAAAAAATTTGCGAACGCTAAATTCGGAGCGCTGCGAATAGATCCTAAAGGAAACGGTATTTTAGTCGGCGTTTTCGATAAGGATCATAATGAAATCCGATGA
- a CDS encoding response regulator — protein sequence MNSGFKKQRLLLVDDDAIFVAIAKRMIEKIGVVHSFEVLSDGEEAISFLREHTTDPDCIPDLIFLDINMPYMDGWQFLEEYERLVDCLLKKPIIYMVSSSVDDADLRKAKETPYVKDYLIKPVSIESFRKILSPGED from the coding sequence ATGAATTCTGGATTTAAAAAACAACGACTCTTATTGGTGGATGACGATGCCATATTCGTCGCCATTGCCAAGAGAATGATCGAAAAGATCGGAGTCGTGCATAGCTTTGAAGTCCTATCGGACGGCGAGGAAGCGATTTCTTTTTTGAGAGAACATACAACGGATCCGGATTGCATACCGGATTTGATTTTTCTAGATATCAATATGCCTTATATGGATGGGTGGCAATTTTTGGAAGAATACGAGAGATTGGTGGATTGTCTTTTGAAAAAACCGATTATTTATATGGTTAGTTCTTCGGTAGACGACGCCGACCTGAGGAAGGCCAAAGAAACTCCTTATGTAAAAGATTATCTGATTAAGCCTGTTTCAATTGAATCCTTTCGAAAAATTCTAAGCCCGGGAGAGGATTGA